The following coding sequences are from one Frigoribacterium sp. Leaf415 window:
- the pip gene encoding prolyl aminopeptidase, producing the protein MPPLYPEIEPYDSGLLDVGDGQHVWWEECGNPDGKPVVFLHGGPGSGSSPAHRRLFDPRRYRIVLLDQRGAGRSTPRAGTFGTDLSTNTTPHLVADLETLREHLGIDRWQVFGGSWGSTLALAYAETHPDRVTELVLRGIFTLRQSELDWFYEGPASNVLPDRWQGYLAPVPVDERRPGGLIEAYSRLLADPDPAVHGPAAVAWSSWEASAITLLPRPDLVERYSDPAFSLAFARIENHYFVHRGFLDEGQLIRDAHLVAHIPTVIVQGRYDLCTPATTAFDLHAALPDAQFVLVDDAGHAFDEPGILEALIAATDRFADVPTAADDEGTR; encoded by the coding sequence ATGCCCCCGCTCTACCCCGAGATCGAACCGTACGACTCCGGCCTGCTCGACGTCGGTGACGGCCAGCACGTCTGGTGGGAGGAATGCGGCAACCCCGACGGCAAGCCGGTGGTCTTCCTGCACGGCGGGCCCGGCAGCGGGTCGTCGCCCGCGCATCGCCGCCTGTTCGACCCGCGGCGGTACCGCATCGTGTTGCTCGACCAGCGCGGGGCGGGCCGCAGCACGCCGCGCGCGGGCACCTTCGGCACCGACCTCTCCACGAACACGACACCGCACCTCGTGGCCGACCTCGAGACGTTGCGCGAGCACCTGGGCATCGACCGCTGGCAGGTGTTCGGCGGCTCGTGGGGGTCGACCTTGGCACTCGCCTACGCCGAGACCCACCCCGACCGGGTCACCGAGCTCGTGCTGCGCGGCATCTTCACGCTGCGACAGAGCGAGCTCGACTGGTTCTACGAGGGTCCGGCGTCGAACGTGCTGCCCGACCGGTGGCAGGGCTACCTCGCCCCGGTGCCGGTCGACGAGCGCCGACCGGGCGGACTGATCGAGGCCTACTCGCGCCTGCTCGCCGACCCCGACCCGGCCGTGCACGGGCCGGCCGCCGTCGCGTGGTCGTCGTGGGAGGCCTCGGCGATCACCCTGCTGCCCCGCCCCGACCTGGTCGAGCGGTACTCCGACCCGGCGTTCTCCCTGGCCTTCGCCCGCATCGAGAACCACTACTTCGTCCACCGTGGCTTCCTCGACGAGGGCCAGCTCATCCGTGACGCGCATCTCGTCGCGCACATCCCGACGGTCATCGTGCAGGGTCGCTACGACCTGTGCACTCCGGCGACCACGGCCTTCGACCTGCACGCGGCCCTTCCCGACGCCCAGTTCGTCCTGGTCGACGACGCCGGGCACGCGTTCGACGAGCCGGGCATCCTCGAGGCGCTGATCGCGGCGACCGACCGGTTCGCCGACGTACCGACCGCAGCCGACGACGAGGGGACCCGATGA
- a CDS encoding NAD-dependent epimerase/dehydratase family protein gives MTVVLAGCGDLGTEAALRFVALGHRVLGLRRSAGKLPASIEGVSIDLSTTRPTLPADTEVVVVALSAGSRDVDTYRASYVDGLRTVLDALDEAGAVDARVLFVSSTAVYDVDDGSVVDEATPATGASPTAEVILEAEALLHERRPDGVVLRLGGIYGPGRERLITQVRDGEARLAEPAGSSPHTNRIHRDDAAAAIVHLTTTSGPTDVLYVGVDDEPSRLDDVLAFVADELGVPVPPSAPPRGRQAGGDKRLSNARLRGTGFTFAYPTFRDGYRAVIAGQGVRHP, from the coding sequence ATGACCGTCGTCCTCGCCGGCTGCGGCGACCTCGGCACCGAGGCCGCCCTGCGGTTCGTCGCCCTCGGGCACCGCGTCCTCGGCCTCCGTCGCTCGGCGGGCAAGCTCCCGGCCTCGATCGAGGGCGTCTCGATCGACCTGAGCACCACCCGCCCCACGCTCCCCGCCGACACCGAGGTCGTCGTCGTCGCCCTCTCGGCCGGGTCGCGTGACGTCGACACCTACCGGGCGTCCTACGTCGACGGCCTGCGCACCGTCCTCGACGCACTCGACGAGGCCGGGGCGGTCGACGCCCGGGTGCTCTTCGTCTCGTCGACCGCCGTGTACGACGTCGACGACGGCAGCGTCGTCGACGAGGCGACGCCAGCGACCGGGGCCTCTCCGACGGCCGAGGTGATCCTCGAGGCCGAGGCCCTGCTGCACGAGCGTCGCCCCGACGGGGTCGTCCTACGCCTCGGCGGCATCTACGGCCCGGGGCGAGAGCGACTCATCACCCAGGTGCGCGACGGCGAGGCGCGCCTGGCCGAGCCTGCCGGCAGCTCGCCGCACACGAACCGCATCCACCGGGACGACGCGGCGGCCGCGATCGTGCACCTCACCACCACCTCAGGGCCGACCGACGTCCTGTACGTGGGGGTCGACGACGAGCCGTCGAGGCTCGACGACGTGCTGGCGTTCGTGGCCGACGAACTGGGGGTGCCCGTGCCGCCGAGCGCGCCTCCTCGGGGCCGTCAGGCCGGTGGCGACAAGCGGCTGTCGAACGCACGACTGCGTGGCACCGGGTTCACGTTCGCGTACCCGACCTTCCGCGATGGCTACCGTGCCGTGATCGCGGGCCAGGGCGTGCGGCACCCCTGA